The sequence below is a genomic window from Thioclava nitratireducens.
CGGTCGAGCATGAGATTTGCGAGACGATGGAAGCCGCCGTCGCCGCCTGCGCCCGCGATGCCGAGGCTGGCGACACGGTCCTGCTGGCGCCCGCCGCGGCGAGCTTCGACCAATATCCGAATTTCGAGAAACGCGGCGATCATTTCGCGCAGCTCGTGGACGCATTGCCCGGCTGAGGCCGACCTTCGCAGAGCGGACCGTCCGCCCATCTCGCGACGCCGGGTGTCCCGCTTCGGGGCAGCCGTCGATTTTGGCGCTTTTGTCACCGCATCGGCGCGCGGGCCGTAGCTCGAACGGCGCAGTAGCCTGAACGGCGTCATTCAGTGGCACGCGCCAAACCTCCGCAACAAGACGAGAATCGCGCCCAACCGACGAATCGCGGCATGGGCGTTGCCGCGCATTCGCGGGGGGCATCGGCGTGTCCGGGGTCCAGATTTCGGCACCGCTGCCAAAAAATACAACTTTGAGTTGTTATATTGCGACGCCGCGCCGATGTCTCCGCGTCGAAACCCTCGCAATCTGAATCTTGGCTGCCCGGCTCAACAGGGGACACGGGGCCAGATCTAAACGCCGGGGTGGGCCGGCATATCAAAACGGAGAAAGACCATGAAACTGTTCAAACTCGCTTCGCTGCGCCGTCTGAAGAATGACGAAGAGGGCGTCACCGTCGTCGAATATGGCATCGCACTGGCGGTTGCGCTCGGTGTTGCCGCGACTGCTTTCACGCCTCTCAGTACGGAGATTTTCAATACATTGAATGCGGCAAAAAATACTATGCCAACATCTACTCCGTAACCGAACACGAAATCAAAGCTGACCAGCTCGATTTGTGACTGGTCAGCTATTTCACTCTTTTGACATGGAGAGCGCCATGCGTATCGCATCTTTGCTGACCTTCACCGCAGGACTCGCCGTGGCAGGTGGCTCGGCTTACCTGGCGCGCGATTTCTTCGAGGCGAAATACAAACGCGAAGTCGCCGCCGAGCGCGAAGGCCTCGTCGAGGTGCTCGCCGCAGCACAGAACATTCCCTTCGGTCAGACCATCGAGGCTCAGAAGCTGACCTCGATCTCCTGGCCGAAGGACGCGCTGCCGCCGGGTGTCTTCACCGATTACGCAGCCCTCTTGCCGAAATCGGGCGGAGAACCGCGCCGGGCCCGCGCCGCGATCGCGCAGGGCGAGTTGAT
It includes:
- a CDS encoding Flp family type IVb pilin is translated as MKLFKLASLRRLKNDEEGVTVVEYGIALAVALGVAATAFTPLSTEIFNTLNAAKNTMPTSTP